TCAAAACACAAAGCATAAAAACAATTATTTACAGAATCAATTACCATTGAGCCAGCAAATACAAATGATGTATCAGGCTCTTTTAATGAATATATTTTCCTGAACGAATGTGTTTGCAAATTATAATCAACCAGGTCGTATAAGTGACCGGGATTTAAAACCTGGTCTCCGCTTTTACTTCCATAACCGCCAATGATATAAATGTGACTACCTCCTTTACCTGCAGCGGCTAAATACCTGGGAACAAAGTAATCACCGCTGGTTGCAATATCCTGCCATGTTTTTGCAGCAAAGTCGTAACGCTGTACCTGGTTTTTATATTTCATTTGTCCATACCCGCCAAATATGTACAACGCATTTTCTTCTTTTACATAAATACGATCGGTATGACCATATTCAGTATTGGCAACCGAATCCATTTTTTTATCCCAGTTGAAATCAGTTGGTGAATAGCCTGCGATCGATTTAATATCTATGTAAAAATTATAGAGCTTGTTTTCTGCAGTATTATAAATAGACTGATTGCCTTGAAACAATTTGTACGAGTTGGATAATGAAACAGATGCGCTGGACATAACATCGCTTATGCCCAACCGATAGACTGAATCTGTTCCTACTACATACAAATTATCGCCATCAGGATCATAAGCTACGCTTCCATCTCCATGAACGACCAACGTTTTTAAAGGTTGCCAGTTCTTATGCAGATCTTCTGACCAAACCGGGTTGGTAACAATAGCCGGTGTATTGCTTACAGAATCATAAATAACATTTCCCTGGGCTCCATTTCGTAATGTCCACAAATATTTCAATTGATTGCTTTCATTTATTGAAATATTGCGCATTACCATTGGCGGCTCATCGGTAGTAGAAAATTCCGGAGAACGGTTAGCGCCAAACAGTAACTTAAAGCATTTGTCTTTGAAAGAAACCTTTGCTGTTTTGCATAATGTTCCATTAATATAACAAGCCAGGGAATCGTGCGAAAAATGATAACGAACCTTTGTCCATTGTTTAAACAGCAGATTATCATTTAATGTAAAATCAACACCGGTAAATACTCCTCCTGAGATCGTATTGAACACCTTATCCTTCTCATTATAGAGCAGGTCTATATTTTGTCCGTTATTATTGATCATACGGAATACATACCCAAAATTGGTAGTACGGTTAGGAATAAAATAAAATTCAAAGCTCAGATCCATATTGTCGGAAAAACAAATAGCATTGTCGCCACCGATTTCCAAACCCGTTCTATTTTCCTGGGAAACATTAAAAGAATTAAACGTGAGCCCATAGTTCTCCTGGGCATATGAATAACCTGTATAGAAAAAAAGAATATAAAGGCAAACACTAAGTTTACGCATAAGCAATCTTCAATTTAGCAGCAATAAATCCTTTATTGGTTTTTTGATATAATTATGACACCGGCATTCGTTCTTTGTAGCATTATCGTTGTGAACTTGTTCTGTTATCCATCCCTTTCAGTGAAAAAGATGAGATAATCATTTCTTTCATCGGCATACATAATGGCATCTTTAATCATGTTTTTCTCAATAAAAATATAAAAATAACAATCGGTAACAGCATCCCAAAGCTATTGAAAAATAACGACTTATAACGCATCTTCTTTATTGCAAAACCTCTCCCTTCAAAATGCAATAGCCACCTGTGTTCCCGTATAGTTAACCGTTCTTGTGTACGCATCGTTATGCACGCCTGTGCCCATGTTTTTATCAACCAATACAATGTTGAATTTTCTTGAGAGCAGCATTCCTTTAAAGCTTCCACTTCGTTTGCCAATGGTTAATGTTTTCTCCTTATTGTTCCATACAATATCAATTGTACTGAACATTCCTTTCTTATAATTGAATCCATCGCCTTCATCTTCATATAAAGAAAATTTTCCATCGGCTCCGGGATAAATTCTTAGCTCAATAGTATCAGTTGCTTTTTCATCTACATATTGCATTGCCGGACCTAAAGGCACGATGCTTCCGGCATGTACATAAACAGGAATGCGTTCAACAGGTGCTGCCGCATGAATGGTTTGTCCACCTCCTAATTTTTCACCTGACCAGAAATCTATCCACTCAGTTCCTTTCGGCAAGTAAACATCACGGCTACGCATACCTGAATCTGTAACAGGCGCTGCTAAAAAAGCAGGTCCATACATAAACTCATCTTTTATATCATATACATTTTTATCATTCTCAAAATCGAACGACAACAAACGCATTGGAGTATATTGTTTATTAGCAATATTGGCTGCTAATGAATAAACATATGGCATTAAGCGATACCGGAGTTCATCGTATTGGGTGCAGATCTTTTGCACATTCTCTCCATAAGCCCACAACTCATTCGGCAGCTCTCCCACATCTCCTCTTTTGCGGTACCCATGCGAGCGAAAGATGGGACAAAACGTTCCATATTGCCACCAGCGAACATACAATTCACGATAGGCTTCACTTTCAGGATCGCCGCCTTCATAACCGCCAACATCTGTTGTCCAATAAGGAATACCGCTCGCTGTAAAATTTAAGCCTGCTGTGATCTGGTTCTTTAGTTCTTTAAAAGTAGTTTGT
The Ferruginibacter albus DNA segment above includes these coding regions:
- a CDS encoding kelch repeat-containing protein, whose translation is MRKLSVCLYILFFYTGYSYAQENYGLTFNSFNVSQENRTGLEIGGDNAICFSDNMDLSFEFYFIPNRTTNFGYVFRMINNNGQNIDLLYNEKDKVFNTISGGVFTGVDFTLNDNLLFKQWTKVRYHFSHDSLACYINGTLCKTAKVSFKDKCFKLLFGANRSPEFSTTDEPPMVMRNISINESNQLKYLWTLRNGAQGNVIYDSVSNTPAIVTNPVWSEDLHKNWQPLKTLVVHGDGSVAYDPDGDNLYVVGTDSVYRLGISDVMSSASVSLSNSYKLFQGNQSIYNTAENKLYNFYIDIKSIAGYSPTDFNWDKKMDSVANTEYGHTDRIYVKEENALYIFGGYGQMKYKNQVQRYDFAAKTWQDIATSGDYFVPRYLAAAGKGGSHIYIIGGYGSKSGDQVLNPGHLYDLVDYNLQTHSFRKIYSLKEPDTSFVFAGSMVIDSVNNCFYALCFDKSKYDTKLKLMKGSLSKPEYEFLATTIPYAFHDVVSDADLFYSANTKQLIAVTQLVELGKQTTVKIYNIAFPPLPLISEAPANPSFVSKKLIAFITAAILIFVLLMIFLRRKKMVVTNDGTLTEEEKVSTEKNIIVEEKVMNVAEPSPNRVFIELGDKRMFEVPDFVTARESSVNIYLFGDFEIVDTEGNEISKQFSPLLKEMFLVILLNTLKGGKGITSEKLNDIFWENKTGKNAKNNLSVNIVRLKSILSKISDIHIVKNGERWECEFDSNKVSIDLADLLQLRSRYPSQHGKEFLSKMLYFVSRGAFLKQAEYAWLDDIKADVSNKIIDELLEENKNLNPDTDAEYIIEVANCIFNFDSLNEDALHFKCQTLDRLGRHSIAKTTYERFAKEYRKVYGEDFPVSFTDVLK